A region from the Lentimonas sp. CC4 genome encodes:
- a CDS encoding glycoside hydrolase family 5 protein codes for MTSAITPLRADSNQLAFSRNQALAQTINLAERSSAESDVSIIAEAGFTAIRLVLAPFKEMQQDEGQWRFNTAWLKDVERIVERALQHDLAIILDHHEYFPMGEKPEEMHDQYMESWRLLAQHFAHLPNDTVFFELLNEPNTNLTPKLWNTYLAEAIAVVRKSNPERTLIIGPGHWNNIKFLKQLKIPKSERNVIATFHYYEPFQFTHQGASWTPNMKDVKDVRWNGTPEQIKEVLSDLQSAAQWGKKEQRPLLLGEFGAIKYAALEDRVRYYHVVHTVAEKYGISWAAWGFRDGHYSIYDSKKAQWNQALLYGLRGKPTQ; via the coding sequence ATGACGTCCGCTATTACCCCACTCCGCGCTGACTCCAATCAACTCGCATTCAGCCGCAACCAAGCGCTCGCTCAAACGATCAATTTGGCAGAGCGCAGCAGTGCCGAGTCAGACGTCAGCATAATCGCTGAGGCTGGTTTCACCGCGATCCGTCTGGTGCTCGCCCCCTTCAAGGAGATGCAGCAAGACGAAGGGCAGTGGCGCTTCAATACCGCATGGCTTAAGGACGTCGAGCGTATCGTCGAGCGCGCCCTTCAGCACGATCTAGCGATCATCCTCGACCACCACGAATACTTCCCCATGGGAGAAAAGCCCGAGGAAATGCACGACCAATATATGGAATCGTGGCGACTGCTCGCTCAGCACTTTGCACACCTCCCTAATGATACGGTCTTCTTCGAACTCCTCAACGAGCCGAACACCAACCTGACACCGAAACTCTGGAACACCTACCTCGCCGAAGCCATCGCAGTCGTGCGCAAGAGTAACCCAGAGCGCACGCTCATTATCGGCCCCGGGCATTGGAATAATATTAAATTCCTCAAACAACTCAAAATCCCAAAGTCCGAGCGCAACGTCATTGCCACCTTTCACTATTACGAACCATTCCAATTCACCCACCAAGGCGCGAGTTGGACACCTAACATGAAAGACGTGAAAGACGTGCGCTGGAACGGCACGCCTGAACAAATCAAAGAGGTGCTCAGTGACCTGCAGAGTGCAGCCCAGTGGGGCAAAAAAGAGCAACGTCCACTCCTTCTAGGAGAATTCGGAGCTATCAAATACGCCGCGCTCGAAGACCGCGTGCGCTACTACCACGTCGTGCATACAGTCGCCGAAAAATACGGCATTTCTTGGGCAGCATGGGGCTTTCGTGATGGCCATTACAGTATCTACGACAGCAAAAAAGCGCAGTGGAATCAGGCACTGCTCTACGGCCTACGGGGCAAGCCAACCCAGTAA
- a CDS encoding putative 4-mercaptohistidine N1-methyltransferase has translation MSENPYESDELLQQYLIFHYASAAEQFPYGFGGADALGFPQRCVSEGVDVAVLPANARALDLGCSVGRSTFELARHCSEVIGIDYSQAFIDAANRMKTAGMHAAWRLDEGSGTTLLDLKVDAAIDPNRVHFEVGDAQRVRDDIGQFDVVIACNLICRLPEPMRLLKRLSELVKPGGQLLITTPFTWLEEYTPSANWLGDGAQDSFEGLRSALEPDFELQKQWDMPFLIREHARKFQYSIAQASRWRRC, from the coding sequence ATGTCAGAGAACCCTTACGAATCCGACGAGCTGCTGCAGCAGTATTTGATTTTTCACTACGCCAGTGCGGCGGAGCAGTTCCCGTATGGCTTCGGTGGTGCCGATGCCTTGGGGTTTCCACAGCGATGCGTCAGTGAGGGCGTCGATGTGGCGGTCTTGCCAGCAAATGCGCGCGCCTTGGATCTCGGCTGCTCGGTGGGGCGCTCGACCTTTGAGCTGGCGCGTCATTGCTCGGAGGTGATTGGCATTGATTACTCGCAGGCGTTTATCGATGCGGCCAATCGTATGAAGACCGCTGGTATGCATGCGGCTTGGCGTTTGGATGAAGGCTCGGGCACGACTTTGTTGGATTTGAAGGTGGATGCCGCGATTGATCCGAACCGTGTGCATTTTGAAGTCGGGGATGCGCAGCGTGTTCGCGACGATATCGGTCAGTTTGACGTCGTGATTGCCTGTAATTTGATCTGCCGCTTGCCGGAGCCGATGCGCTTGTTGAAGCGGCTGTCAGAGTTGGTGAAGCCTGGCGGCCAGTTGTTGATTACCACGCCCTTCACATGGCTGGAGGAATATACGCCGTCGGCTAATTGGCTCGGCGACGGTGCACAAGATTCGTTTGAGGGCTTACGTTCCGCGCTGGAGCCAGACTTTGAGCTACAAAAGCAGTGGGATATGCCGTTCCTGATTCGGGAGCACGCGCGGAAGTTCCAATACAGTATCGCGCAAGCGAGTCGTTGGCGCCGGTGCTAG
- the rlmJ gene encoding 23S rRNA (adenine(2030)-N(6))-methyltransferase RlmJ produces MLSYRHAFHAGNYADVLKHLVLVECLNYLKLKDKPFAYFDTHAGPGMYALDSEFALKTGEFQGGIAKLWVEEALPEALLPYLEVIEAINVSDELVKYPGSPSIAQHLLREQDRLQLCELHNTEIEALEALLRVDGRAEVWHEDGFNRVEKLLPPRERRAVTLIDPSYEIKEDYDRVVEFITRAYRKFAQGVYLIWYPVVERARIDQMEADLQRSGIRNIQVYELGITNDTEARGMTSSGMIVINPPWTLKQRMEPALKFLADTLGIDGNGFARSEQLVEE; encoded by the coding sequence ATGCTCAGCTACCGCCACGCATTCCATGCTGGAAACTATGCCGATGTGCTCAAGCACCTCGTGCTAGTCGAGTGCCTCAACTACCTAAAGTTGAAGGATAAGCCGTTCGCGTATTTCGATACGCATGCGGGCCCGGGCATGTATGCACTGGATTCGGAATTCGCTCTGAAGACCGGCGAATTCCAAGGCGGCATCGCCAAACTATGGGTCGAAGAGGCCTTACCGGAAGCGCTCTTACCCTATTTGGAGGTGATTGAAGCGATCAATGTCAGCGACGAACTCGTCAAATATCCGGGTTCGCCGTCCATTGCCCAGCATCTGCTGCGTGAGCAAGACCGCCTGCAATTGTGCGAACTGCACAACACCGAGATTGAGGCGCTCGAAGCATTGCTACGCGTCGATGGCCGCGCCGAGGTCTGGCATGAGGACGGCTTTAATCGAGTCGAAAAGCTCCTGCCGCCCAGAGAGCGACGTGCAGTGACGCTGATTGACCCGTCCTACGAAATCAAAGAAGACTATGATCGTGTGGTGGAATTCATTACCCGCGCATACCGAAAATTTGCCCAAGGGGTTTATTTGATCTGGTATCCGGTGGTCGAACGCGCACGCATCGACCAGATGGAAGCCGATCTACAGCGTAGCGGCATCCGCAACATTCAAGTGTATGAGCTCGGCATCACCAACGACACCGAAGCGCGCGGCATGACCTCTAGCGGCATGATTGTCATCAACCCGCCCTGGACACTGAAACAGCGCATGGAGCCCGCGCTTAAATTCCTGGCCGACACACTCGGCATTGACGGCAATGGCTTTGCCAGATCCGAGCAGCTTGTAGAGGAATAA
- the pyrE gene encoding orotate phosphoribosyltransferase, which yields MDSKQEEVLQIFRDGGALLSGHFLLRSGLHSAHFFQCAQVCQYMDKVTRMAELLCEDLKGYGATTVVGPAMGGLVIGQEVARQLGLRFVFLEKVDDKLELRRNFKFAPDEKVLIVEDVITRGGRVVEALEQCRKHGADPVAVGVIVDRSNGKTTFDIPHHSLAELSFPTYEADNLPPELQGSEAIKPGS from the coding sequence ATGGATTCCAAACAAGAAGAAGTTCTCCAAATTTTCCGCGACGGTGGCGCACTCCTCAGTGGCCACTTCCTGCTGCGCTCCGGCCTGCACAGTGCCCATTTCTTCCAATGTGCACAGGTTTGCCAATACATGGACAAAGTCACTCGCATGGCGGAACTCCTCTGTGAAGACCTCAAAGGCTACGGCGCGACGACCGTCGTCGGCCCCGCAATGGGCGGTCTCGTGATCGGCCAAGAAGTCGCACGCCAACTCGGCCTACGCTTCGTTTTCCTCGAAAAGGTCGATGATAAGCTCGAACTACGCCGCAACTTCAAATTCGCACCCGACGAGAAGGTATTGATCGTCGAAGACGTCATCACACGCGGTGGCCGCGTCGTTGAAGCACTCGAACAATGCCGCAAACACGGCGCAGATCCTGTCGCAGTCGGTGTCATCGTCGACCGCAGCAACGGCAAGACCACCTTCGACATCCCACACCACAGCCTAGCAGAACTCAGCTTCCCAACTTACGAAGCCGACAATCTCCCGCCAGAGCTACAAGGCAGCGAAGCGATCAAGCCAGGCAGCTAG
- a CDS encoding efflux RND transporter periplasmic adaptor subunit: MKETRAFVLRGFDLSKLGAPMGAAVLASIFAVGCAPEAEVQAPPPPTVTVANPETREVTVYKSYPSTLKGVSEIEMRARVSGYLEDANFEEGGFVKAGEHLFTIEPRPYQLAVEAAEADLARAVAGRELAESRLRRLEEALKSNAVAEVEVDIASAELAQAIASVSQATAQLNNAKLDLSYTNVNAPISGRVSLSTVSDENLVGFSDPTVITTIVDDSVIEAHFEVPEREMIKYLQIRQKGSSVDEYVTGLGIQLELSDGSIYAEAGRIDFMDNKVDSMTRTIAMRAVFDNKDAGLASGLYALVKIPVPPNKDDPSDKNALLVPADAILRDIGGRYVWVVDDQNVVHRRGVDPGDTIVKQAEGDSPAERQTIIVDGVTSEDRIIVMGLQRARDGVTVTPEMAK, encoded by the coding sequence ATGAAAGAAACACGTGCGTTTGTTCTTCGAGGTTTCGACCTCTCTAAGCTGGGTGCTCCTATGGGAGCTGCAGTCTTGGCTTCAATCTTTGCTGTGGGATGTGCGCCAGAAGCCGAGGTGCAAGCGCCACCTCCACCAACGGTTACGGTTGCGAACCCTGAGACACGCGAGGTGACTGTATATAAAAGTTATCCTTCGACGCTGAAAGGTGTTTCGGAGATCGAGATGCGGGCTCGCGTGAGTGGTTATTTAGAAGATGCCAACTTCGAGGAAGGTGGCTTTGTGAAGGCTGGAGAGCACTTGTTTACGATCGAACCGCGCCCGTATCAGTTGGCGGTTGAGGCTGCAGAGGCCGATTTGGCTCGAGCTGTGGCTGGGCGCGAATTGGCTGAGTCTCGATTACGCCGACTCGAGGAGGCGCTCAAGTCGAATGCGGTGGCCGAGGTTGAGGTTGATATTGCGTCTGCTGAATTGGCTCAAGCCATTGCTAGCGTCAGTCAAGCGACTGCTCAGTTGAACAATGCAAAGCTAGACTTGAGCTATACCAATGTGAATGCACCAATTAGTGGTCGAGTGTCCTTGTCTACTGTCAGTGATGAAAATTTGGTGGGTTTCAGTGATCCCACCGTCATCACTACCATCGTGGATGATTCCGTGATTGAGGCACACTTTGAGGTGCCTGAGCGTGAAATGATTAAGTATCTGCAAATACGTCAAAAGGGCTCTTCAGTTGATGAGTATGTGACTGGGCTGGGAATCCAATTGGAGTTGTCTGATGGTTCTATTTATGCCGAAGCGGGGCGCATTGATTTTATGGATAATAAGGTAGACTCCATGACGCGCACGATCGCGATGCGTGCTGTGTTTGATAATAAGGACGCTGGTTTAGCATCAGGCTTGTATGCGTTGGTGAAGATCCCTGTTCCGCCTAATAAAGATGATCCAAGTGATAAGAATGCTTTGCTAGTGCCAGCAGATGCGATTTTGAGAGACATCGGAGGTCGCTATGTCTGGGTGGTGGATGATCAGAATGTGGTGCATCGCCGTGGGGTGGATCCTGGTGATACGATAGTGAAGCAGGCTGAAGGCGATTCACCAGCAGAGCGTCAGACGATCATTGTGGATGGAGTGACTTCAGAGGATCGCATTATTGTGATGGGTCTGCAGCGTGCGCGTGACGGAGTGACTGTGACTCCGGAAATGGCGAAATAG
- a CDS encoding multidrug efflux RND transporter permease subunit, which yields MLSLFFIRRPIFAAVISIVIVVLGIVSLMMLPIARYPDLAPPTITVSANYAGADAQTVSDTVAATIEKEVNGVEGMIYMSSVSANDGSMNLTVTFEPGVDLDTANVLVQNRVSLAEPRLPEEVKRTGVSVKKKSTDVVMYVTVTSPEGTYDDAYLSNYSNMRIRDDLLRVPGVGDVMLYGVGEFSMRIWLDPDQLRARKLAASEVVDAIREQNIQVAAGRVGGSPAPEGTAFEYVLSAHGRLVEIEEFENIVIATSEDGRTIRVRDVARVELGSDVYNFSARSNGADAAALAIYQIPGSNLIQVADGVTAKLEELSNSFPNDVDYKIIYDATWVVHASIREVVITLMQTLGLVVLTVYIFLQNFRATLVPTVTIPVALIGTFSVLLMMGYSLNLLTLFGLVLVIGIVVDDAILVVENTTVHLDRGLSGKEAAAECMKEVTGPVVATTLVLLSVFVPTAMMPGITGTMFKQFAITISIATCFSTVNALTLSPALCGILLKPGQAEAKGLFKLFNTTVEKTNSGYQSIVRLALRYSVIGVALFIGLVYISGKGMSSLPTGFVPQEDEGYCMMSAQLPDGATLERTDAVMEQIEKIALATPGVVDCLAVSGYSLIDGAAGSNAGFCMIVFDHWDERGTPELHQSGILAAMQVEFNKIQDAVAFGFPMPSLPGVGMTGGFTYMLQDKEGGGPEQLQAVSAGLMAEANQSPIMNGVRSTFRASVPQIFIDIDREQIKRTGTSMTAVFDTLQVYLGSMYVNDFTLFGQVFKVTAQADIPARGEPDDINKLTVKGANGEMIPLGAVVALEEKLGPQNVIRFNMMPSVKVLGNPAPGYSSGQAMDTMEALSATNLPASMGFSWSELSYQEKQAGAGLIAVFGFAVLMVYLLLAAQYESWTLPISVCLAVPTALLGAVFFIKYRGMENNVYTQVGLILLIALATKTAILLTEFASVQRQSGMSIFDAAVEAVKLRYRAVLMTALSFVLGVIPLLIASGAGAASRQVLGTAVFGGMVTATILSLIVVPMLYFVIQTMMEKVTGGKKADDAPKAVESTD from the coding sequence ATGCTTAGTTTATTCTTTATTCGCAGGCCGATTTTTGCGGCAGTGATCTCGATCGTGATCGTGGTCTTGGGGATTGTCTCCCTGATGATGCTGCCGATTGCACGCTATCCTGACTTAGCGCCGCCGACGATTACTGTGTCTGCAAATTATGCAGGTGCCGATGCGCAGACCGTTTCGGATACGGTTGCGGCCACCATTGAAAAAGAAGTCAATGGTGTGGAAGGCATGATCTACATGAGTTCCGTGAGTGCGAATGACGGAAGCATGAATTTGACCGTCACCTTCGAGCCTGGAGTTGATTTGGATACGGCCAATGTCTTGGTGCAAAATCGTGTTTCCCTGGCGGAGCCGCGTTTGCCGGAAGAGGTGAAGCGCACGGGGGTTTCGGTGAAGAAGAAGTCCACTGATGTGGTGATGTATGTTACGGTGACCTCACCTGAGGGCACGTATGATGATGCTTATTTGTCGAATTATTCAAATATGCGTATACGCGATGACCTCCTGCGTGTGCCGGGTGTGGGTGATGTGATGCTGTATGGTGTTGGTGAGTTTAGTATGCGTATTTGGTTGGACCCAGATCAATTGCGTGCGCGTAAGTTGGCTGCGTCTGAAGTGGTCGATGCGATTCGTGAACAGAATATTCAAGTCGCTGCGGGTCGTGTGGGCGGATCGCCTGCCCCCGAAGGCACTGCGTTTGAATATGTGTTGAGTGCGCATGGCCGCCTCGTGGAAATCGAGGAGTTTGAGAATATCGTGATTGCGACGTCGGAGGACGGTCGAACGATTCGTGTGCGTGATGTCGCACGTGTAGAGCTGGGTTCCGATGTGTATAACTTCAGTGCACGGTCGAATGGAGCGGACGCTGCAGCATTGGCGATTTATCAAATACCTGGTTCTAACTTGATTCAAGTTGCGGATGGGGTGACTGCGAAGTTGGAGGAGCTTTCCAATTCGTTTCCGAACGATGTCGATTATAAGATTATCTATGATGCGACCTGGGTCGTGCATGCTTCGATTCGTGAGGTGGTGATTACGCTGATGCAGACATTAGGCCTAGTGGTGTTGACGGTTTATATCTTTTTGCAGAACTTCCGAGCGACCTTGGTGCCGACCGTGACGATTCCTGTTGCGTTGATTGGCACGTTCTCGGTGTTGTTGATGATGGGCTACTCCCTCAACCTGCTGACCCTCTTCGGCCTGGTCCTGGTGATCGGAATTGTGGTGGATGATGCAATTTTGGTGGTGGAGAACACCACGGTTCACTTGGATCGAGGGCTGAGCGGCAAAGAGGCTGCAGCGGAATGTATGAAGGAGGTCACCGGACCAGTGGTGGCGACGACCTTGGTGCTGCTCTCGGTATTCGTGCCAACTGCGATGATGCCAGGTATTACCGGCACGATGTTTAAGCAGTTCGCGATTACGATTTCGATTGCGACCTGTTTCTCGACGGTCAATGCGCTGACCTTGAGTCCGGCACTTTGTGGTATTTTGCTAAAGCCGGGACAAGCCGAAGCGAAGGGGCTATTTAAGCTCTTTAACACTACGGTGGAGAAGACGAATAGTGGTTATCAGAGTATTGTTCGCTTAGCACTGCGTTACAGTGTGATCGGCGTAGCGCTCTTTATCGGGCTTGTTTACATTTCCGGTAAGGGGATGAGTAGCTTGCCAACTGGTTTCGTGCCGCAAGAAGATGAAGGCTATTGCATGATGAGTGCTCAGTTGCCGGATGGTGCGACCTTGGAACGCACGGATGCGGTCATGGAGCAGATCGAAAAAATTGCTCTGGCAACGCCAGGTGTGGTGGATTGTTTGGCGGTTTCTGGTTATTCTTTGATTGATGGAGCGGCAGGTTCGAATGCGGGTTTCTGCATGATCGTTTTTGATCACTGGGATGAGCGTGGAACTCCTGAGTTGCATCAGTCCGGGATTCTCGCAGCGATGCAAGTTGAGTTTAATAAGATACAAGACGCAGTGGCGTTTGGCTTTCCGATGCCTTCGTTGCCAGGCGTGGGTATGACAGGTGGCTTTACTTACATGCTACAAGACAAAGAGGGTGGTGGTCCCGAGCAGTTACAGGCGGTCTCTGCTGGGCTTATGGCTGAAGCGAACCAAAGTCCGATTATGAATGGAGTGCGGTCAACTTTCCGCGCGAGTGTGCCGCAGATTTTTATCGATATTGACCGTGAGCAGATTAAGCGCACGGGCACATCGATGACTGCCGTTTTTGATACGTTGCAGGTCTATCTTGGCTCGATGTATGTGAATGACTTCACGCTATTCGGACAGGTTTTTAAGGTGACCGCGCAAGCAGATATACCGGCTCGTGGAGAACCGGATGATATTAATAAACTGACGGTTAAAGGTGCGAATGGTGAGATGATACCTCTAGGTGCAGTCGTCGCATTGGAAGAGAAGCTGGGGCCGCAGAACGTGATTCGTTTCAATATGATGCCTTCGGTGAAGGTGCTTGGTAATCCAGCTCCTGGTTATAGCTCGGGGCAGGCGATGGATACCATGGAAGCTTTGTCTGCTACGAATTTGCCCGCTTCGATGGGCTTTTCGTGGTCGGAGTTGTCGTATCAGGAGAAGCAAGCGGGAGCTGGTCTTATCGCGGTGTTTGGTTTTGCTGTGTTGATGGTGTATTTATTGTTGGCTGCTCAATATGAGAGCTGGACTTTGCCTATCTCAGTTTGTCTTGCGGTGCCGACTGCGCTCTTGGGTGCGGTGTTCTTTATCAAATATCGTGGCATGGAAAACAACGTGTATACACAGGTCGGTTTGATTTTGTTGATCGCTCTCGCCACTAAGACTGCGATTTTGCTGACGGAATTTGCCAGTGTGCAACGCCAGAGCGGCATGAGTATTTTCGATGCTGCGGTCGAGGCTGTGAAGCTTCGTTACCGTGCGGTTTTGATGACTGCGCTGTCCTTCGTGCTCGGTGTGATTCCACTATTGATCGCCTCGGGTGCAGGTGCTGCGTCACGTCAGGTGCTGGGCACTGCGGTGTTCGGCGGTATGGTCACCGCGACTATTCTGAGTTTGATTGTTGTGCCGATGCTCTACTTCGTAATCCAGACAATGATGGAGAAAGTTACTGGCGGTAAGAAGGCGGATGATGCGCCTAAGGCAGTCGAATCCACTGATTAG
- a CDS encoding HAD-IC family P-type ATPase, which produces MDSHAAMHTMAREMSQNCDRSWYQLSSADVLERLESAPEGLSQDLSQRRLEEFGYNELKIQTPSAWKRLLRQFHNALIYILLIAITLTAILGMWMDMAVILGVVALNVVIGYIQEGKAEGALDALKRTLVAKCTVIRSGEATIIPSRELVPGEIVSLSGGDRIPADLRLISAHDFHADESALTGESVPAKKEIDAIDRPDLSPGDQRCMAFSSTFATRGSALGIVVETAEQTEIGKIAVLMKEIQAPLTPLQSKIADFTRTLIIAILLIGLLNLLLGHYVGYALGYNFLGSISLIVAAIPEMLPMIVTGILALSATRMAQRSALIRRLPAAETLGCTTVICSDKTGTLTKNEMTVQAILCADSSYEVHGVGYDPDGFFAKDQAAIDLTELPSALRETLRTGLLCNDANLVKEGTHHHIVGDPTEGALLVAAAKAQITDHSERIDEIPFDSENMYMATLHRGEKSNHIFVKGSPEQVLKLCTHQLTQNGPEDLTPDAIHEQAEQLAAKALRLLAMATKAVPHTHTRITSKDLHTLTFLGIEGMIDPPRPEAIAAIEDCKQAGIRPVMITGDHAITASAVARQLGILSRDAPPAIGGETLARMSDDDLREAVARVSVFARVAPEHKLRIARQLQERGEIVAMTGDGVNDAPALKAADIGIAMGITGTEVSKEAADMVLTDDNFASIVGAVEEGRHAWKNLEKAILYTLPTNGGQAMLVIGAVLMATFVPIFAARLTLEPVMILWINLFDSVFLTMPLMMEAKERNLLKQPPRPPKAKLASMLLLGRVILIGLAIALPGFWIYHHFGAAAVAADGTILDELLLTQAQTAAFWAVLMVHFGFVMSARSIDQSAFSFSPFSNKWLLAGIAASVLLRLLPSVVPSIAAAFRTANFPLEWWLYILPCLLPGFIILEIEKLIRRRFSKGHC; this is translated from the coding sequence ATGGACTCACACGCGGCCATGCATACAATGGCACGTGAGATGTCCCAGAATTGCGATAGGTCTTGGTATCAATTATCGAGCGCTGATGTGCTTGAACGCTTAGAAAGTGCCCCCGAAGGCCTCTCTCAAGACCTCTCTCAGCGCCGCTTAGAAGAGTTCGGCTATAATGAATTAAAAATTCAAACGCCAAGCGCATGGAAACGCCTGCTACGACAATTCCACAACGCGCTCATCTATATTCTACTGATTGCGATCACCTTGACCGCCATACTCGGGATGTGGATGGACATGGCAGTCATCCTTGGAGTCGTCGCCTTAAATGTAGTCATCGGCTACATTCAAGAGGGCAAGGCCGAGGGCGCGCTCGACGCCTTAAAGCGCACACTCGTGGCAAAATGCACCGTCATACGTAGTGGCGAAGCCACGATTATCCCCAGTCGAGAACTCGTCCCGGGCGAAATCGTCAGCCTCAGTGGGGGCGACCGTATCCCTGCCGACTTACGACTGATCAGCGCTCATGATTTTCATGCCGACGAAAGCGCCCTAACCGGCGAATCCGTGCCGGCAAAAAAGGAGATCGACGCCATCGACCGCCCCGACCTCTCTCCTGGCGATCAACGCTGCATGGCCTTCAGCAGCACCTTCGCCACCCGCGGCTCAGCACTGGGAATTGTTGTCGAAACTGCCGAACAGACCGAGATCGGAAAAATTGCCGTGCTGATGAAAGAGATCCAAGCACCGCTGACACCGCTGCAGTCGAAAATCGCCGATTTTACCCGCACACTGATCATCGCAATCCTACTGATCGGGCTCTTGAACCTATTGCTCGGGCACTACGTGGGATACGCCCTCGGCTACAATTTCCTCGGCTCCATTTCACTGATCGTGGCGGCGATCCCAGAAATGTTGCCCATGATTGTGACCGGCATACTCGCGCTCTCTGCCACCCGCATGGCGCAACGCAGCGCCCTGATCCGTCGTCTGCCCGCCGCTGAAACCCTCGGCTGCACCACCGTCATCTGCTCCGACAAAACTGGCACCTTGACCAAGAATGAAATGACCGTGCAGGCGATCCTCTGTGCCGACAGCTCCTACGAAGTGCACGGCGTAGGCTATGATCCCGACGGCTTTTTCGCAAAAGACCAAGCAGCCATCGATCTGACAGAGCTACCGTCCGCGCTCCGTGAAACACTCCGCACTGGACTACTCTGCAACGATGCGAACTTAGTCAAAGAAGGCACACACCACCATATTGTCGGAGACCCCACCGAAGGCGCCTTGCTAGTCGCCGCCGCCAAAGCACAGATCACGGATCATTCAGAACGCATCGATGAAATCCCCTTCGACTCTGAAAATATGTATATGGCGACGCTGCATCGTGGCGAAAAATCGAACCACATCTTCGTCAAAGGCTCCCCCGAACAAGTGCTCAAGCTCTGCACCCATCAACTCACTCAAAACGGCCCAGAGGATCTTACCCCCGATGCCATTCACGAACAAGCAGAGCAACTTGCAGCCAAAGCACTGCGCCTCCTCGCCATGGCCACCAAAGCAGTGCCACACACGCACACGCGCATCACCTCCAAAGACCTGCATACTCTCACCTTCTTAGGGATCGAAGGCATGATCGATCCTCCGCGACCAGAAGCCATCGCCGCCATTGAAGACTGCAAACAAGCCGGAATCCGCCCCGTCATGATCACAGGCGATCACGCCATCACCGCTTCTGCAGTGGCACGCCAGCTCGGCATCTTATCGCGCGATGCCCCTCCCGCGATCGGCGGTGAAACATTGGCGCGCATGAGCGATGATGACTTGCGCGAAGCCGTCGCTCGAGTCTCTGTCTTTGCCCGTGTCGCCCCCGAGCACAAACTTCGTATCGCCCGGCAACTACAAGAACGTGGCGAAATCGTCGCGATGACCGGTGACGGCGTCAACGACGCCCCTGCACTGAAAGCGGCAGACATCGGCATTGCGATGGGCATCACGGGCACCGAAGTCAGTAAAGAAGCTGCCGACATGGTGCTGACAGACGACAACTTTGCCAGTATCGTCGGCGCTGTCGAAGAAGGACGGCACGCCTGGAAGAATCTGGAAAAGGCCATTCTCTACACACTTCCCACCAATGGCGGACAAGCCATGCTCGTCATCGGCGCGGTGCTAATGGCCACCTTCGTGCCGATCTTCGCAGCTCGACTGACGCTCGAACCCGTCATGATTCTATGGATCAATCTATTCGACTCGGTCTTTCTGACGATGCCACTGATGATGGAGGCCAAAGAGCGCAACTTACTCAAACAACCCCCACGGCCACCGAAAGCTAAACTCGCCAGCATGCTGCTACTGGGGCGCGTCATCCTGATCGGCCTCGCCATCGCCCTGCCTGGGTTTTGGATCTATCATCACTTCGGAGCCGCAGCCGTCGCCGCAGATGGCACCATCCTCGACGAGTTGCTGCTCACCCAAGCCCAAACCGCAGCCTTCTGGGCGGTGCTGATGGTGCACTTCGGATTCGTCATGAGTGCACGATCGATCGACCAGTCGGCCTTCAGTTTCAGCCCATTCTCAAATAAGTGGTTACTCGCAGGGATCGCCGCCAGCGTCCTACTCCGCCTACTGCCAAGCGTGGTGCCATCGATCGCTGCCGCATTTCGAACCGCAAACTTCCCGCTCGAATGGTGGCTCTATATCCTCCCCTGCCTACTACCTGGTTTCATCATCCTAGAAATTGAGAAACTCATTCGAAGACGATTTTCTAAAGGTCACTGCTGA
- a CDS encoding DUF3817 domain-containing protein: protein MFKFDSTLNRLCSVGTWEAISSILLFGIAMPLKYIWGNDMLIRPIGMAHGILWMAYVGLAVLGQMDYKWSWKITGWLLVASIVPAGPLVADPKLLKHIKAK from the coding sequence ATGTTCAAATTCGACAGCACCCTCAACCGCCTGTGCAGCGTTGGCACTTGGGAAGCCATTTCCTCAATCCTACTCTTCGGCATCGCCATGCCACTCAAATATATATGGGGCAACGACATGCTGATCCGACCGATCGGCATGGCACACGGAATCTTATGGATGGCCTACGTCGGGTTGGCCGTGCTCGGCCAAATGGATTACAAATGGTCATGGAAGATAACTGGCTGGTTACTCGTCGCCAGTATCGTGCCCGCAGGCCCATTAGTCGCCGACCCGAAGTTGCTCAAGCACATCAAAGCCAAGTAG